A genomic region of Desulfitibacter alkalitolerans DSM 16504 contains the following coding sequences:
- the cas4a gene encoding type I-A CRISPR-associated protein Cas4/Csa1 has protein sequence MYFLNEEEKKKLLRGLIPKSRRLDVADELRGWNWYAPPLEPPYGIKLALYEVANSYCPTNRDLFLRRVMGVKTKPNSAMVTGKILHQVLADCLTNAKRNIFNNGLKSSMGPMTALVDADTYLQDGFVANLPQEHKGELKRKIKILLEFETSRINARVQEVLSKQPYIGVDALVNQAIPIVTEQKLDGSFLGLSSNLSSDAFTFAEPMILDLKFGEPKPFHRLTTTGYAMVTEAIYEHPINIGCLVYAQFKDDRLIINRDLHIIDDELRQWFIEERDNKMQMIENEMDPGIAENCVTNCPYYPTCREN, from the coding sequence ATGTACTTTTTAAATGAAGAAGAAAAAAAGAAACTTTTGCGAGGACTAATTCCAAAATCACGACGCCTGGATGTGGCTGATGAATTAAGAGGATGGAACTGGTATGCACCTCCACTAGAACCACCTTACGGTATTAAACTTGCATTATATGAAGTTGCAAATTCTTATTGTCCAACAAACCGGGATTTATTTCTAAGACGTGTAATGGGGGTAAAAACAAAACCTAACTCTGCCATGGTTACAGGTAAAATTCTGCACCAGGTTCTGGCTGATTGCCTAACAAATGCTAAGAGAAATATATTTAATAATGGATTAAAAAGCTCTATGGGACCAATGACAGCTCTCGTAGATGCAGACACTTATCTGCAGGATGGTTTTGTGGCAAATTTACCGCAGGAACACAAGGGTGAATTAAAAAGAAAGATTAAAATACTTTTGGAATTTGAAACATCAAGAATTAATGCCAGGGTGCAGGAGGTATTATCAAAGCAGCCATATATTGGTGTTGATGCTTTAGTTAATCAGGCTATCCCAATTGTAACTGAACAAAAATTAGATGGATCATTTTTAGGATTAAGCTCTAATTTAAGCTCAGATGCCTTTACTTTTGCTGAACCCATGATACTTGACTTAAAATTTGGTGAGCCAAAACCTTTTCATCGCCTAACTACTACTGGATATGCCATGGTAACTGAAGCAATTTATGAGCATCCAATTAATATAGGCTGCTTGGTATATGCTCAGTTTAAAGATGATAGACTAATTATTAATAGGGATCTGCATATTATAGATGACGAACTGCGGCAGTGGTTTATAGAAGAAAGGGATAATAAAATGCAAATGATAGAAAATGAAATGGATCCAGGCATAGCAGAAAATTGCGTTACCAACTGCCCATATTATCCTACATGTAGGGAAAACTAA
- the cas2 gene encoding CRISPR-associated endonuclease Cas2, producing MKTFIIYDISEDRIRKKIFETCKDYGLQHVQYSTFFGELNHNRRQEITGRLKKILKKDEGNIIICPVCDKDLRLMQVLEVLPCAGN from the coding sequence ATGAAAACTTTTATTATTTACGATATTTCAGAGGATAGGATAAGAAAGAAAATATTTGAAACCTGTAAGGACTATGGTTTACAGCATGTTCAGTACAGTACTTTTTTTGGGGAATTAAATCATAACAGGCGGCAGGAAATTACCGGAAGATTAAAAAAGATACTTAAGAAAGATGAAGGAAACATAATAATCTGCCCAGTATGTGATAAAGACTTGCGGCTTATGCAGGTTTTAGAGGTGTTGCCTTGTGCAGGAAATTAA
- the cas1 gene encoding CRISPR-associated endonuclease Cas1: protein MDLVISDYGTFLGKKSQRLTVKQNGKVVNEVPFFELQQLIIEGKGITFSSDLLQECMEHGINISFLSHTGTPYANLTSSYLNGSVITRREQLMSYKDKRGVKLVKLFVEGKLKNQRNVIKYFSKYRKVSDTYLFNELQLIAEKIEKLVEELKGISGNNIDEIRGNILSLEGRAGNLYWQGVAKILGPEIDFPGREHRPANHPVNAALNYGYAILSTRIEKCLLLAGLEIFGGFLHVDRPGKKSLVYDFIEEFRQPVVDRVVIALVNKGTKLELEDGYLTNESKKLVGDKVLEKLQQKEMYQGKKYTMETIMQRQARRIATFLREEANYKPFVCGW, encoded by the coding sequence ATGGATCTAGTTATTTCTGATTATGGTACTTTTTTAGGTAAAAAAAGCCAAAGACTAACTGTTAAGCAAAATGGGAAAGTGGTAAATGAGGTTCCATTTTTTGAATTGCAGCAATTAATTATTGAAGGCAAGGGAATAACCTTTTCTTCTGATTTACTCCAAGAATGCATGGAGCATGGGATTAACATTTCATTTCTATCCCATACAGGTACCCCTTATGCTAATCTAACATCATCTTATTTAAATGGTTCTGTTATCACCCGCAGGGAACAACTGATGAGCTATAAGGATAAACGGGGAGTGAAGCTGGTCAAACTTTTTGTTGAAGGTAAACTTAAGAACCAGAGAAATGTTATAAAATATTTTTCCAAGTACCGTAAGGTATCTGATACTTATCTATTTAATGAATTGCAGCTTATTGCTGAAAAAATTGAAAAGCTTGTAGAAGAACTTAAGGGTATATCTGGAAACAATATTGATGAGATTAGAGGAAATATCCTTTCTTTAGAGGGCAGGGCAGGAAATCTTTACTGGCAGGGGGTTGCAAAAATTCTTGGCCCCGAAATAGATTTTCCCGGCAGAGAACACCGTCCGGCCAATCACCCTGTTAATGCTGCTTTAAACTATGGATATGCAATACTTTCTACACGAATTGAGAAATGTTTGCTCCTTGCAGGTTTAGAAATATTCGGGGGATTTCTACATGTGGATAGGCCTGGTAAGAAGAGCCTTGTGTACGATTTTATAGAAGAATTTCGTCAGCCAGTGGTAGATAGGGTTGTAATTGCTTTAGTAAACAAAGGTACTAAACTGGAACTTGAGGATGGGTATTTAACCAATGAAAGCAAGAAACTGGTTGGGGACAAAGTTTTAGAAAAGCTGCAGCAAAAGGAAATGTATCAGGGCAAAAAATATACCATGGAAACAATCATGCAGAGGCAGGCAAGAAGAATTGCAACTTTTTTACGTGAGGAAGCAAATTACAAGCCTTTTGTATGTGGATGGTGA
- the cas6 gene encoding CRISPR system precrRNA processing endoribonuclease RAMP protein Cas6, with translation MKNFRTAVYKFTIAVKEDGLELPAYKGSTFRGGFGTAFKKLACSQLGRNTCTGCLLQANCPYAYIFETSPPIGAEVLKNYDDIPRPFIIEPPLVSKTHYNKGDKIDFNIILMGKCIEYLPYFIVAFEKLGELGIGKGRRRFQLHKVTGLNLPNQVVNEIVENEIFCCQNRLVKNVNCTISGSQIQETSGTNIPDQIELHFITPLRLKYQRELVNNIELHILMRNILRRISSILYFHHGDDLNVDYKDLIAEAEKATKIEDNTIWVDWERFSKRQDTKLKMGGLVGRAKFKGDFTNIYPYLKLAEIIHAGKGTVFGLGKYKIV, from the coding sequence ATGAAAAACTTTCGTACAGCAGTATATAAGTTTACCATTGCAGTAAAGGAAGATGGGTTAGAACTGCCAGCCTATAAAGGTTCAACCTTTAGAGGGGGATTTGGAACTGCCTTTAAAAAATTAGCATGTTCACAACTAGGAAGGAATACCTGCACCGGCTGTTTACTGCAGGCTAACTGTCCCTATGCTTATATATTTGAGACTTCTCCACCTATAGGGGCAGAAGTACTAAAAAACTATGATGATATTCCAAGGCCATTTATTATAGAGCCCCCCCTGGTATCAAAAACCCATTACAACAAGGGTGATAAAATTGATTTTAATATAATCCTCATGGGTAAATGCATAGAATACCTGCCTTATTTTATTGTTGCTTTCGAAAAACTAGGTGAGCTGGGTATCGGAAAAGGCAGGAGAAGATTTCAATTACATAAGGTAACAGGATTAAACCTTCCTAATCAAGTAGTAAATGAAATTGTAGAAAATGAGATTTTTTGCTGTCAAAATAGACTTGTGAAAAATGTCAACTGTACCATAAGTGGAAGTCAAATTCAAGAAACATCAGGAACTAATATACCTGACCAAATAGAACTGCATTTTATTACACCTTTACGTCTTAAATACCAGAGAGAGTTGGTAAATAATATAGAGCTGCATATTTTAATGAGAAATATTTTAAGAAGAATTTCTTCTATTTTATATTTTCATCATGGCGATGATTTGAATGTTGATTATAAAGACCTTATTGCAGAAGCAGAAAAAGCAACAAAAATAGAGGATAACACTATATGGGTTGATTGGGAGCGGTTTTCTAAACGTCAGGATACCAAATTAAAAATGGGTGGCTTGGTAGGAAGGGCTAAATTTAAAGGTGATTTTACTAATATATACCCATACTTAAAGCTAGCAGAAATTATCCATGCTGGTAAGGGTACAGTTTTTGGATTAGGGAAATATAAAATAGTTTAG
- the cas4 gene encoding CRISPR-associated protein Cas4, whose translation MQEIKLRVGDIKQYLFCPRVIYFHHVCPVPRKYTGKMELGQEEHLELERLEKRRRLKRYNLEEGERIFHTGLYSERLGLEGKLDLHIVQKNYIYPVEIKHTHGTPYLNHKYQVIAYAMLLEEYYHKPIRCGFLYFTTTEVIYEIEITPNARKYVLEIMAKIRKIIQNENMPSPPRKSRRCIDCEFRRWCNDMR comes from the coding sequence GTGCAGGAAATTAAACTAAGGGTTGGCGATATAAAACAGTATTTATTTTGTCCCAGGGTAATATATTTTCATCATGTCTGTCCTGTACCACGAAAATATACAGGTAAAATGGAATTGGGACAGGAGGAACATCTGGAACTGGAGAGGCTAGAGAAAAGACGAAGATTAAAAAGATACAACTTAGAAGAAGGAGAAAGGATATTTCACACTGGTTTATATAGTGAACGATTAGGCTTAGAGGGAAAACTTGACCTTCATATAGTGCAAAAAAACTATATTTATCCAGTTGAAATAAAACATACCCATGGTACACCCTATCTCAATCATAAATATCAGGTTATAGCTTATGCAATGCTTTTAGAGGAATATTACCACAAGCCAATTAGGTGTGGTTTTCTATACTTTACTACAACAGAAGTGATATATGAAATTGAGATAACACCAAATGCTAGAAAATATGTGCTGGAGATCATGGCTAAAATCCGGAAGATTATTCAAAATGAGAATATGCCATCTCCGCCCAGAAAAAGCAGACGTTGTATTGACTGTGAATTTCGCAGATGGTGCAATGATATGAGGTGA